A single window of Aneurinibacillus sp. REN35 DNA harbors:
- a CDS encoding dicarboxylate/amino acid:cation symporter, with the protein MRLNFKNLTTQVILAIILGIMFGMFYPALGTELKVLPDLFIKLIKMVIAPIVFLTIVIGIAGMGDMKKVGRIGGKALLYFEIVSTIALAIGIIVANFIQAGNGIDASTAKGDVSKYTKQAEETSHGFMDFVMSIIPDNFVGALANGELLPVLFLAVLFGISLAGMGSTGKPVIDFFEKIAHVFFGIVNIIMKVSPIAAFGAMSYTIGKFGISSLVYLGKLMGSVYLTMFFFIVLVLGSIAKYYGFSIFKFIKYIKDEIFLVVGTSSSEAALPKMMEKLERYGCSKSVVGLVLPTGYSFNLDGTSIYLSMAALFIAQAYGVDLSIVEQLTLLGVLMLTSKGAAGVTGSGFVTLAATLAVFPSVPVEGMALLLGVDRFMSEARAVTNLIGNGVATVVISKVENEFHPAVEQDEMIEDKQKMSV; encoded by the coding sequence ATGAGACTGAATTTCAAAAATTTAACGACACAGGTTATTCTCGCTATTATTCTAGGGATTATGTTTGGCATGTTTTATCCGGCGCTTGGCACTGAACTAAAAGTGCTGCCTGATCTATTTATTAAACTGATCAAAATGGTTATCGCTCCGATCGTATTCTTGACCATCGTCATCGGTATTGCCGGTATGGGCGATATGAAGAAGGTTGGCCGTATTGGCGGAAAGGCCCTTCTCTACTTTGAAATTGTTTCCACCATCGCACTAGCGATTGGAATTATCGTCGCTAATTTCATTCAGGCGGGCAATGGAATTGATGCAAGTACAGCAAAGGGTGATGTATCAAAATATACAAAGCAAGCAGAAGAGACAAGCCACGGATTTATGGACTTTGTTATGTCCATCATTCCGGATAATTTTGTCGGCGCCCTAGCTAACGGTGAACTGCTTCCTGTGTTATTCCTAGCTGTTTTGTTCGGGATCTCGCTTGCGGGTATGGGCAGCACCGGAAAGCCGGTTATTGATTTCTTTGAGAAGATTGCACATGTATTCTTCGGCATTGTAAATATCATTATGAAAGTGTCTCCGATTGCAGCTTTTGGTGCGATGTCATATACGATCGGTAAATTCGGAATCAGCTCTCTTGTTTATCTTGGGAAGCTAATGGGCTCTGTATATCTGACAATGTTCTTCTTTATCGTACTTGTACTTGGCTCGATCGCTAAATATTACGGATTTAGCATTTTCAAGTTCATCAAATATATTAAAGATGAGATTTTTCTTGTTGTCGGTACCTCTTCTTCGGAAGCAGCCCTGCCGAAAATGATGGAGAAGTTGGAGAGATACGGATGTTCAAAATCGGTAGTAGGTCTCGTGCTCCCGACAGGATATTCCTTTAATCTTGATGGTACCTCCATTTATCTTTCGATGGCAGCTCTGTTCATCGCCCAGGCTTACGGTGTTGATCTAAGCATCGTAGAGCAGCTAACATTGCTTGGTGTCCTTATGCTTACTTCAAAGGGAGCAGCAGGTGTCACCGGCTCTGGATTCGTCACCTTGGCCGCGACCCTCGCCGTATTTCCGTCGGTGCCGGTCGAAGGCATGGCGCTTCTGCTCGGGGTAGACCGCTTTATGTCTGAAGCGCGTGCCGTTACAAATCTGATCGGCAATGGAGTAGCCACTGTCGTAATCTCTAAGGTGGAGAATGAATTCCATCCGGCTGTCGAGCAGGATGAAATGATTGAGGACAAACAAAAAATGAGTGTATAG